From Desulfurobacteriaceae bacterium, one genomic window encodes:
- a CDS encoding plasmid stabilization protein has protein sequence MSKYKLIFTESYLKKEKKFIKRHPELVERYKKVLKLLEINPSHPSLRLHKLKGKLSDKYSVSITMSYRIILTFAITEKGIVLIDIGSHDIYG, from the coding sequence TTGAGTAAGTACAAACTGATTTTCACAGAAAGCTACTTAAAGAAGGAGAAAAAATTCATTAAACGGCACCCTGAATTAGTAGAAAGATATAAGAAAGTATTAAAATTACTCGAAATAAACCCTTCTCATCCATCTTTAAGACTCCATAAGCTAAAAGGAAAACTTTCAGATAAATATTCAGTTTCTATCACCATGAGTTATAGAATAATTTTGACATTTGCAATAACTGAAAAGGGAATTGTCCTAATTGACATAGGAAGCCATGACATTTACGGATAA